From a single Streptomyces sp. 1331.2 genomic region:
- the tgmC gene encoding ATP-grasp peptide maturase system methyltransferase, with product MTTSDILRAALVDQLTGNGTLTEPAWAEAATTVPREVFVGSYFVPIEGSNPTSYRAVRHGDPGWLEGIYADQTLITQLDGRARPEDAGEHPVTGAPSSSSTLPSLVLRMWQQLGADPGHQVLEVGTGTGYSTALGAHRLGDANLTSIEYDPQVAERAAAALRAVGYAPRLLTGDGLGGDPDGGTFDRLIATCSVRYLPMAWLRQVKPGGRILVTLSGWGYANALALLDVTGPGEATGRFLPGYTSFMIARPHDRPPRPTLALLPGAERPSRIDPAKLDTWTGSWIAQLASPSAERMGAGGQQILSDVATGSQARTTPRPEGGWTVVQRGPLRLWDQVEAAVETWQGAGEPHQDAFGITVSTAAQRVWLGSEDGPGWDLPV from the coding sequence GTGACCACCTCCGACATCCTCCGAGCCGCGCTGGTCGACCAGCTCACCGGCAACGGCACGCTCACCGAACCCGCGTGGGCCGAGGCCGCCACCACCGTGCCGCGCGAAGTGTTCGTCGGCAGCTACTTCGTTCCGATCGAGGGCAGCAACCCGACCAGCTACCGGGCCGTGCGCCACGGTGACCCCGGGTGGCTGGAGGGGATCTACGCCGACCAGACCCTCATCACCCAACTCGACGGCCGCGCAAGGCCGGAGGACGCCGGAGAGCACCCGGTCACCGGGGCGCCCTCCTCGTCCTCCACGCTGCCCTCGCTCGTGCTGCGCATGTGGCAGCAGCTCGGCGCCGATCCCGGTCACCAGGTCCTCGAAGTCGGCACCGGAACCGGCTACTCGACCGCCCTCGGCGCGCACCGCCTCGGCGACGCGAACCTCACCAGCATCGAGTACGACCCCCAGGTCGCCGAACGCGCCGCCGCTGCACTCCGGGCCGTCGGCTACGCCCCGCGCCTGCTCACCGGCGACGGCCTCGGCGGAGACCCGGACGGCGGTACCTTCGACCGGCTGATCGCGACCTGCTCGGTCCGGTACCTTCCGATGGCCTGGCTCCGCCAGGTGAAGCCCGGCGGCCGGATCCTGGTCACCTTGTCCGGGTGGGGCTACGCCAACGCCCTCGCCCTGCTCGACGTGACCGGCCCCGGCGAGGCCACGGGCCGGTTCCTGCCCGGCTACACCAGCTTCATGATCGCCCGGCCCCACGACCGCCCGCCCCGCCCGACGCTGGCCCTGCTGCCCGGAGCGGAACGCCCGAGCCGGATCGACCCCGCGAAGCTCGACACGTGGACCGGAAGCTGGATCGCCCAGCTCGCGTCGCCCTCCGCCGAGCGCATGGGCGCCGGCGGGCAGCAGATCCTCTCCGACGTGGCCACCGGCTCCCAGGCCCGCACCACGCCTCGCCCCGAAGGCGGTTGGACCGTCGTCCAGCGCGGCCCGCTCCGCCTGTGGGACCAGGTGGAGGCCGCCGTCGAGACGTGGCAGGGCGCGGGCGAGCCGCACCAGGATGCCTTCGGCATCACGGTCTCGACGGCGGCGCAGCGGGTCTGGCTCGGCAGCGAGGACGGCCCGGGCTGGGACCTGCCGGTCTGA
- the rpsA gene encoding 30S ribosomal protein S1 — translation MTSPTDSSLSTTPQVAVNDIGDAEAFLAAIDETIKYFNDGDIVEGVIVKVDRDEVLLDIGYKTEGVIPSRELSIKHDVDPHEVVAVGDNIEALVLQKEDKEGRLILSKKRAQYERAWGTIEKIKEEDGIVTGTVIEVVKGGLILDIGLRGFLPASLVEMRRVRDLQPYVGKELEAKIIELDKNRNNVVLSRRAWLEQTQSEVRQTFLTTLQKGQVRSGVVSSIVNFGAFVDLGGVDGLVHVSELSWKHIDHPSEVVEVGQEVTVEVLDVDMDRERVSLSLKATQEDPWQQFARTHQIGQVVPGKVTKLVPFGAFVRVDEGIEGLVHISELAERHVEIPEQVVQVGDEIFVKVIDIDLERRRISLSLKQANEALGANPAEVEFDPTLYGMAASYDDQGNYIYPEGFDPEANDWLPGFEKQREEWERQYAEAQARFEQHQAQVIKSREADAQAAEEGGDAVAAAAGGSYSSSSDEGSGALASDEALAALREKLAGGQS, via the coding sequence ATGACGAGCCCCACCGACTCCTCCCTCAGCACCACCCCGCAGGTCGCGGTCAACGACATCGGCGACGCGGAGGCCTTCCTCGCCGCCATCGACGAGACCATCAAGTACTTCAACGATGGCGACATCGTCGAGGGCGTCATCGTGAAGGTCGACCGTGACGAGGTCCTCCTCGACATCGGTTACAAGACCGAGGGCGTCATCCCGTCCCGCGAGCTCTCGATCAAGCACGACGTTGACCCGCACGAGGTCGTCGCCGTCGGTGACAACATCGAGGCCCTGGTTCTCCAGAAGGAGGACAAGGAGGGTCGTCTCATCCTGTCCAAGAAGCGCGCTCAGTACGAGCGTGCCTGGGGCACGATCGAGAAGATCAAGGAAGAGGACGGCATCGTCACCGGTACCGTCATCGAGGTCGTCAAGGGTGGTCTCATCCTCGACATCGGCCTCCGTGGCTTCCTCCCGGCCTCGCTCGTCGAGATGCGCCGCGTCCGCGACCTCCAGCCCTACGTGGGCAAGGAGCTCGAAGCCAAGATCATCGAGCTGGACAAGAACCGCAACAACGTGGTCCTGTCCCGCCGTGCCTGGCTGGAGCAGACCCAGAGCGAGGTCCGCCAGACCTTCCTCACCACCCTCCAGAAGGGCCAGGTGCGCTCCGGCGTCGTCTCCTCGATCGTCAACTTCGGTGCCTTCGTGGACCTGGGTGGCGTCGACGGCCTGGTGCACGTCTCCGAGCTGTCCTGGAAGCACATCGACCACCCGTCCGAGGTCGTCGAGGTCGGCCAGGAGGTCACCGTCGAGGTTCTCGACGTGGACATGGACCGCGAGCGCGTCTCCCTGTCGCTGAAGGCGACCCAGGAGGACCCGTGGCAGCAGTTCGCCCGTACCCACCAGATCGGCCAGGTCGTTCCGGGTAAGGTCACCAAGCTGGTTCCGTTCGGTGCGTTCGTCCGCGTGGACGAGGGCATCGAGGGTCTGGTCCACATCTCCGAGCTGGCCGAGCGCCACGTCGAGATCCCGGAGCAGGTCGTCCAGGTCGGCGACGAGATCTTCGTCAAGGTCATCGACATCGACCTGGAGCGTCGCCGCATCAGCCTGTCGCTGAAGCAGGCCAACGAGGCCCTGGGTGCCAACCCGGCCGAGGTCGAGTTCGACCCGACCCTGTACGGCATGGCCGCCTCGTACGACGACCAGGGCAACTACATCTACCCGGAGGGCTTCGACCCCGAGGCGAACGACTGGCTGCCCGGCTTCGAGAAGCAGCGCGAGGAGTGGGAGCGCCAGTACGCCGAGGCGCAGGCCCGCTTCGAGCAGCACCAGGCCCAGGTCATCAAGAGCCGCGAGGCCGACGCCCAGGCCGCCGAGGAGGGTGGCGACGCCGTCGCCGCTGCCGCCGGTGGTTCCTACTCGTCCAGCAGCGACGAGGGCTCGGGCGCCCTGGCCTCCGACGAGGCCCTGGCCGCCCTGCGCGAGAAGCTGGCCGGCGGCCAGAGCTGA
- the tgmB gene encoding ATP-grasp ribosomal peptide maturase, translated as MDGRSRSVLVLTNPSDVTADAVLRVLAERRVPVVRLDPGTDLHTGASLTAAYRTGSQRGTLRTSSRELDLSAVRSVWVRRPSSYEGPPDLDGQDRRFAASQEFWGAGGILASLPGARYVNHPWHNRAAEYKPAQLAAAQRCGFHVPHTLITNEAREAWEFADQQAGGTVYKPVWNTPYSVDGRAQAVWVRAVRSGEITEAVAACPHMFQAKVPKVFDARLTAVGDRLFGTRIDSPDLDWRHRQDLMHVQPIEVPTSVADAATRYLATFQLTFGAFDFAVTTDGTWHFLECNPNGQWAWQPAEITNGIAHAIADQLERGHPE; from the coding sequence ATGGACGGCCGAAGCAGGTCGGTGCTGGTACTGACCAATCCCTCTGACGTGACAGCGGATGCGGTCCTGCGGGTGCTCGCCGAGCGCCGGGTTCCGGTGGTCCGTCTCGATCCCGGCACCGACCTGCACACGGGTGCCTCGCTGACCGCCGCGTACCGCACGGGCAGCCAGCGGGGCACCCTCCGCACGTCGAGCCGCGAACTGGACCTTTCGGCTGTTCGATCCGTCTGGGTCCGCAGGCCCTCGTCCTACGAGGGGCCGCCTGACCTTGACGGCCAGGACCGCCGATTCGCCGCCTCGCAGGAATTCTGGGGCGCGGGCGGCATCCTGGCCTCACTTCCTGGGGCGCGCTACGTGAACCACCCCTGGCACAACCGGGCGGCGGAGTACAAGCCGGCCCAGCTCGCCGCCGCACAACGCTGCGGATTCCACGTGCCCCACACCCTGATCACCAACGAGGCGCGGGAAGCATGGGAGTTCGCCGACCAGCAAGCCGGTGGAACTGTCTACAAGCCCGTGTGGAACACTCCATACTCGGTCGACGGGCGGGCTCAAGCCGTCTGGGTCCGCGCAGTCCGCAGCGGCGAGATCACCGAGGCCGTAGCGGCATGTCCGCACATGTTCCAGGCCAAGGTCCCCAAGGTGTTCGACGCCCGGCTGACCGCAGTCGGGGACCGACTGTTCGGCACCCGCATCGACAGCCCCGATCTCGACTGGCGACACCGGCAGGACCTGATGCACGTTCAGCCGATCGAAGTGCCCACGTCGGTCGCCGACGCCGCCACCCGCTATCTCGCTACCTTTCAACTGACCTTCGGCGCATTCGACTTCGCCGTGACCACAGATGGCACGTGGCACTTCCTGGAGTGCAACCCGAACGGGCAGTGGGCATGGCAGCCGGCCGAGATCACGAACGGCATCGCACACGCGATTGCCGACCAACTGGAAAGGGGCCACCCCGAGTGA
- the hrpB gene encoding ATP-dependent helicase HrpB, translated as MNPAWRELPVRTALPALHEALAGHGTAVLAAPPGTGKTTLVPLALAGLLTAEGPVRRVLVAEPRRLAVRAAARRMAWLLGSAVGREVGYTVRGDRRVGPETVVEVVTTGVLLQRLQRDQELPGVDVVVLDECHERHLDADTALAFLLDVRSTLRPELRLVCASATSDTEAWAELLGGAPVVEAHGVSHPVDVVWAPPPRAVRPAHGTRVDPALLDHVAAVVRRALGEREGDVLCFLPGVGEIARVAGQLSGAPADVLQLHGRAPQPVQDAALTPAEGRRVVLATAVAESSLTVPGVRIVVDAGLAREPRTDHARGLAALVTVRASLAAARQRAGRAGREAPGTVYRCWHEAEDARAARFPTPEIALADLTSFALQASCWGDPDATGLALPDAPPSGAMAAARQTLQALGAVDPDGRATPRGIRLARTGLHPRLARALVDGAPAVGARRAAELVALLSEEPPRALGDDLGAVWRTVRSSSDPYASRWREEVRRLLRATSDEPATDLPDRAAAGLVVALAFPERIARARVEKPAPGERSPYLMASGTAAELAPGTRLGALPWLAVAVADRPAGSHSARILHAAALDEPTALLAGASLLTAREEVHWDTRRGEVVSRQVESLGAIELSSSPLDRPDRPLVRAALLDGLTREGISTLLTFPSNLRERLAFLHTAIGAPWPDVSDEALLAHADEWLEPELSRARRRTDLARIDTTSALQRLLPWASGEAGRLDELAPERITVPSGSKIRIDYTTERPVLAVKLQELFGWTSTPTLAGGRIPLTIHLLSPAGRPAAVTGDLESFWRDGYRAVRADLRGRYPRHPWPEDPTTAEPTRRTNTRK; from the coding sequence GTGAACCCTGCGTGGCGCGAGCTGCCCGTCCGCACCGCCCTGCCCGCCCTGCACGAAGCGCTGGCCGGGCACGGCACCGCCGTCCTCGCCGCGCCGCCCGGCACCGGAAAGACGACGCTGGTGCCGCTCGCCCTGGCCGGGCTGCTCACCGCCGAGGGGCCGGTCCGCCGGGTGCTGGTCGCCGAACCGCGCCGGCTCGCCGTCCGGGCCGCCGCCCGGCGGATGGCCTGGCTGCTCGGCTCCGCCGTGGGCCGCGAGGTCGGGTACACCGTGCGCGGGGACCGGCGCGTCGGGCCGGAGACCGTGGTCGAGGTGGTCACCACCGGCGTGCTGCTGCAACGCCTCCAGCGCGACCAGGAACTGCCGGGCGTGGACGTGGTCGTCCTGGACGAGTGCCACGAACGGCACCTGGACGCCGACACCGCGCTCGCCTTCCTCCTCGACGTCCGGTCGACGCTGCGGCCCGAACTGCGGCTGGTCTGCGCCTCGGCCACCTCCGACACCGAAGCCTGGGCCGAACTCCTCGGCGGCGCACCGGTGGTGGAGGCGCACGGGGTCTCCCACCCGGTGGACGTGGTCTGGGCGCCACCGCCCCGCGCCGTCCGGCCCGCGCACGGCACCCGGGTCGACCCGGCGCTGCTCGACCACGTCGCCGCCGTCGTACGGCGGGCGCTGGGCGAGCGGGAGGGGGACGTGCTCTGCTTCCTGCCGGGCGTCGGCGAAATCGCGCGCGTGGCAGGGCAGTTGAGCGGCGCTCCGGCCGACGTCCTGCAACTCCACGGCCGCGCCCCGCAGCCCGTCCAGGACGCCGCCCTCACACCTGCTGAGGGCCGCCGCGTCGTCCTCGCCACCGCCGTCGCCGAGTCCTCGCTCACCGTTCCGGGCGTACGCATCGTGGTCGACGCCGGCCTCGCCCGCGAACCCCGCACCGACCACGCCCGGGGCCTCGCCGCCCTGGTCACCGTCCGCGCCTCCCTCGCCGCCGCCCGCCAGCGCGCAGGGCGTGCAGGGCGCGAGGCACCCGGCACCGTCTACCGCTGCTGGCACGAAGCCGAGGACGCCCGCGCCGCGCGCTTCCCGACGCCCGAGATCGCCCTCGCCGACCTCACGTCGTTCGCCCTCCAGGCTTCCTGCTGGGGCGACCCGGACGCCACCGGCCTCGCCCTGCCCGACGCCCCGCCCTCCGGGGCGATGGCCGCCGCCCGGCAGACCCTGCAGGCCCTCGGCGCCGTCGACCCCGACGGCCGCGCCACGCCGCGCGGCATCCGCCTCGCCCGTACGGGGCTGCACCCGCGCCTCGCCCGCGCCCTCGTCGACGGCGCCCCCGCCGTCGGCGCCCGCAGAGCCGCCGAACTAGTCGCCCTACTCTCCGAGGAACCGCCGCGGGCGCTGGGCGACGACCTCGGCGCGGTCTGGCGTACGGTCCGCTCCTCCAGCGACCCGTACGCGTCGCGCTGGCGCGAGGAAGTCCGCCGCCTGCTCCGCGCCACCTCCGACGAACCCGCCACCGACCTCCCCGATAGGGCCGCCGCCGGCCTCGTCGTCGCCCTCGCCTTCCCCGAACGCATCGCCCGCGCCCGGGTGGAGAAGCCCGCCCCTGGCGAGCGCAGCCCGTACCTGATGGCCTCGGGGACCGCTGCCGAACTTGCCCCCGGCACCCGGCTCGGCGCACTGCCCTGGCTCGCCGTAGCCGTCGCCGACCGCCCGGCAGGCTCCCACTCCGCCCGCATCCTGCACGCCGCGGCGCTGGACGAGCCCACCGCCCTGCTCGCCGGTGCCTCGCTGCTCACCGCCCGCGAGGAGGTCCACTGGGACACCCGCCGCGGCGAGGTCGTCTCCCGTCAGGTGGAGTCCCTGGGCGCCATCGAGCTGTCCTCATCCCCGTTGGACCGCCCCGACCGGCCCCTCGTCCGAGCCGCCCTCCTGGACGGCCTCACCCGCGAGGGCATCAGCACCCTGCTCACGTTCCCGTCCAACCTGCGTGAACGCCTCGCCTTCCTCCACACCGCCATCGGCGCCCCGTGGCCCGACGTCTCGGACGAGGCGCTGCTCGCCCACGCCGACGAATGGCTGGAACCCGAACTCTCCCGCGCCCGCCGCCGCACCGACCTCGCGAGGATCGACACCACATCGGCCCTCCAGCGTCTCCTCCCCTGGGCGAGCGGCGAGGCAGGCCGCCTGGACGAGTTGGCCCCCGAACGCATCACGGTGCCGTCCGGCTCCAAGATCCGCATCGACTACACCACCGAACGCCCAGTCCTGGCCGTCAAGTTGCAAGAACTCTTCGGCTGGACCAGCACCCCAACCCTCGCCGGAGGCCGCATCCCGCTGACCATCCACCTGCTCTCCCCCGCCGGCCGCCCCGCCGCCGTCACCGGTGATCTGGAGAGCTTCTGGCGCGACGGCTACCGAGCCGTCCGAGCGGATCTCAGGGGCCGCTACCCCCGCCACCCCTGGCCCGAAGACCCGACCACCGCCGAGCCCACCCGCCGCACCAACACCCGGAAATAG
- the tgmA gene encoding putative ATP-grasp-modified RiPP yields MTQTPAPWGTSRMGPYTATATLPAFTPIIDPETQIAVIVDENGRTVELGSHGTSTSGVTPTQTTPGDGAAPGGATDSDVTESYDQDQSSG; encoded by the coding sequence ATGACGCAGACGCCCGCGCCGTGGGGCACCAGCAGGATGGGGCCCTACACGGCCACCGCCACGCTCCCGGCGTTCACGCCGATCATCGACCCCGAGACGCAGATCGCCGTCATCGTGGACGAGAACGGCCGAACGGTCGAGCTGGGCAGCCACGGCACCAGCACCAGCGGTGTCACCCCCACCCAGACGACCCCCGGTGACGGGGCCGCGCCGGGCGGTGCCACCGACAGCGACGTCACCGAGTCCTATGACCAGGACCAGAGCTCGGGCTGA
- a CDS encoding NUDIX domain-containing protein — MPRRDCEDDPNAPEANSLVPAASVVVVDEAGRVLLQRRTDNGMWALPGGKMDIGEALAGCGIRETREETGIDVEITGIVGTYTDPRHVFAYDDGEVRQEFSICLLGRPLGGELRVSDESHEVAWFTPAETDGLPMLPSIRRRLADWRSGAIPVVR; from the coding sequence ATGCCCAGGCGCGACTGCGAGGATGACCCCAACGCCCCCGAGGCGAACTCGCTGGTCCCGGCCGCGTCCGTGGTCGTGGTCGACGAGGCGGGCCGTGTGCTCCTCCAGCGCCGCACCGACAACGGGATGTGGGCCCTGCCCGGCGGCAAGATGGACATCGGTGAAGCGCTCGCCGGTTGCGGCATCCGCGAGACGCGCGAGGAGACCGGCATCGATGTCGAGATCACCGGGATCGTCGGCACCTACACCGATCCCCGCCACGTCTTCGCGTACGACGACGGTGAGGTCCGCCAGGAGTTCTCCATCTGCCTCCTCGGGCGCCCGCTCGGCGGGGAACTGCGGGTGTCCGACGAGTCCCACGAGGTGGCCTGGTTCACCCCGGCCGAAACGGACGGGCTGCCGATGCTGCCGAGTATCCGCAGGCGGCTGGCGGACTGGCGCTCCGGGGCGATCCCCGTGGTCCGCTAG
- a CDS encoding ATP-binding protein — MLKVCCRPRTFAARLDSCIESTPVARHLLRAYLSALPAGDRYADTAELLLGELFANAVQYCDAPDDRHIEIRFAVTNGLLRLEVHDAGSGRPSLRTVTPDDEHGRGLFLVNELSAHWGCCPRAGGIGKYVWALIAPTPTIAAA, encoded by the coding sequence ATGCTCAAAGTCTGTTGCCGCCCCCGTACGTTCGCCGCGCGGCTCGACTCCTGCATCGAATCCACGCCCGTCGCGCGGCACTTGCTCCGGGCGTACCTCTCGGCGCTCCCCGCCGGCGACCGCTACGCCGACACCGCCGAACTGCTCCTCGGCGAGCTGTTCGCCAACGCCGTCCAGTACTGCGACGCGCCCGACGACCGCCACATCGAGATCCGCTTCGCCGTCACCAACGGGCTTCTGCGCCTCGAAGTCCACGACGCGGGCAGCGGCCGCCCGTCCCTGCGCACCGTCACCCCCGACGACGAGCACGGACGCGGGCTCTTCCTCGTCAACGAGCTCTCCGCGCACTGGGGTTGCTGCCCCCGCGCGGGCGGCATCGGCAAGTACGTCTGGGCCCTCATCGCGCCCACCCCCACCATCGCCGCCGCCTGA
- a CDS encoding GNAT family N-acetyltransferase — MEKPVFETVTDAESAARLLDEIAPLYEQVFAEPPYFEGPRDLADFLEGYDRFRTVPGFRLVLARSGGLVGFAFGVLLQSDSRWWDSLGLDSEFVREDGRRTFVIREIAVAPGYRRRGLGRDLHAAVLEDIEADRITLAVRPEAEAAVKLYEALGYRNVGDMTPSWDGAPVYRCMVRDLR, encoded by the coding sequence GTGGAGAAGCCCGTCTTCGAGACTGTGACTGACGCCGAGAGCGCTGCCCGGTTGCTGGACGAGATTGCCCCGCTCTACGAGCAGGTGTTTGCGGAGCCGCCCTACTTCGAGGGCCCGCGCGACCTGGCCGACTTCCTGGAGGGCTACGACAGGTTCCGGACGGTGCCTGGCTTCCGGCTGGTTCTCGCGCGATCCGGCGGCCTGGTGGGATTCGCGTTCGGGGTGCTCCTCCAGTCGGACAGCCGTTGGTGGGACAGTCTCGGCTTGGATTCCGAATTCGTGCGGGAGGACGGGCGTCGTACGTTCGTGATTCGGGAGATCGCGGTCGCCCCCGGGTATCGCCGTCGTGGGCTCGGACGAGACCTGCATGCGGCCGTGCTCGAAGACATCGAGGCTGATCGGATCACCCTGGCGGTTCGACCGGAGGCCGAGGCAGCTGTGAAGCTGTACGAGGCCTTGGGCTACCGGAACGTGGGCGACATGACGCCGTCCTGGGACGGTGCCCCGGTGTACCGGTGCATGGTCCGAGATCTCCGATAA
- a CDS encoding class I SAM-dependent methyltransferase, with amino-acid sequence MGIITVATTPQSDVHDLDPDGRDLVEAGDDGDGDDAVRRDAGTGESSRASRHWWDRNADEYQDEHGEFLGDDRFTWCPEGLDEADARLLGEVAGKDVLEIGAGAAQCSRWLAGRGARPVALDISFRQLQHSRRIDLGRGTTPVPVVQADAAVLPFADASFDLACSAYGAVPFSADTVALMREVHRVLRPGGRWVFSVTHPIRWAFPDEPGVEGLTAMSSYFDRTPYVEQDEQGNATYVEHHRTLGDRVRELVAAGFRLLDLVEPEWPAGLEQEWGGWSPLRGRLIPGTAIFVAERS; translated from the coding sequence ATGGGCATTATCACCGTGGCCACCACCCCCCAGTCCGACGTGCACGATCTTGACCCCGACGGCCGTGATCTTGTAGAAGCCGGTGACGACGGCGACGGCGACGACGCGGTACGACGCGACGCCGGCACCGGGGAGAGCAGCCGCGCCAGCCGGCACTGGTGGGACCGCAACGCCGACGAATACCAGGACGAGCACGGCGAGTTCCTCGGCGACGACCGCTTCACCTGGTGCCCCGAGGGCCTGGACGAGGCCGACGCCCGACTGCTCGGCGAGGTCGCCGGCAAGGACGTCCTGGAGATCGGCGCCGGCGCCGCCCAGTGCTCGCGCTGGCTGGCCGGCCGCGGCGCCCGCCCCGTCGCCCTGGACATCTCCTTCCGCCAGCTCCAGCACTCCCGCCGGATCGACCTCGGCCGCGGCACCACCCCCGTCCCGGTCGTCCAGGCCGACGCCGCGGTGCTGCCCTTCGCCGACGCCTCCTTCGACCTCGCCTGCTCCGCCTACGGCGCCGTCCCGTTCAGCGCCGACACCGTCGCCCTGATGCGCGAGGTGCACCGGGTGCTGCGCCCCGGCGGGCGCTGGGTGTTCTCGGTGACCCACCCGATCCGCTGGGCCTTCCCCGACGAGCCCGGCGTCGAGGGCCTGACCGCGATGTCCTCCTACTTCGACCGCACCCCGTACGTCGAGCAGGACGAACAGGGCAACGCCACCTACGTCGAGCACCACCGCACCCTCGGCGACCGGGTCCGCGAACTCGTCGCCGCCGGCTTCCGGCTGCTCGACCTGGTCGAACCCGAATGGCCGGCCGGCCTGGAGCAGGAGTGGGGCGGCTGGTCCCCGCTGCGCGGACGGCTGATCCCCGGCACCGCGATCTTCGTCGCGGAGCGTTCGTGA